One Coprobacter fastidiosus genomic window, GAATGCGATCCGTTCGGATGAAGATTTGGACAATTTGCATTCTTTGTATGTAGATCAGTGGGATTGGGAACAGACGATTACCGAGCAAGATCGGAATTTAGATTATCTAAAGGATGTCGTTCGTAAAATTTATAATATTGTAAAAGAACTGGAGAGTCAGGTATATGCCGACTTTCCCCATATTACTCCTATATTGCCGGATAAAATTACTTTTATTCATGCCGAAGAGCTTTTGCAGATGTATCCGACTTTGTCTCCAAAAGACAGGGAAGCGAAAGCCGCACGGAAATATGGAGCGATATTTATTATCGGGATAGGAGGTAACCTCTCTAACGGAGAACCTCACGACGGGCGTGCTCCGGACTATGATGATTGGATTTCCATGAATTCGGATGGATATAACGGATTGAATGGAGATATTATTTTATGGAACTCTATTTTAGAATGTCCATTCGAACTTTCCTCTATGGGTATTCGTGTCGATCGTATAGCCTTGCGCCGACAGTTGGAAATTTGCGGTTGTCCCGAACGAGAGATGTTAGATTTTCATAAAGCTTTATTATCAGGGGAACTACCGCTTTCCATCGGTGGAGGAATCGGGCAATCGCGTCTTTGTATGTTTTTGTTGCAAAAAGCGCATATCGGGGAGGTGCAAGCGAGTATTTGGCCTGAAGATCAAATTACCGAATGTGCTAAGCACCATATTTATTTATTGTGATAATCGAACTCGTTCAGTAAAATAAAACAGTCCCGTTATTGTATAATATATTTATATAATAGCGGGCTTTCTGTTTTTTTTCTACCTTTGTATAGCTATTCTAAAAAATAAAAAGAAAATTCTATGTCATCCTTACGTTTCAGAGTTGTAGAGGAAGCTTTTAAAAAGAAAGCAGTTCCTGTGGAACGCCCGGAAGAACGTCCGTCCGAGTATTTTGCCAAGTATGTATTTAATCGTGAAAAGATGTTTCGATATTTGCCTCGGAAAACATACGATGCATTGGTCGATGCGATCGATAATGGAAAACCTTTAAACCGGGAGATTGCCGATCCTGTTGCTGCGGGAATGAAAAAATGGGCAATAGAAATGGGCGTGACGCATTATACTCATTGGTTTCATCCTTTGACCGACGGTACGGCAGAAAAACATGATGCTTTTGTAGAACACGACGGTAAGGGCGGAATGGTCGAGGAGTTTTCGGGAAAGCTGTTGATTCAGCAAGAAGGAGATGCTTCGAGTTTTCCGAACGGTGGAATACGAAATACGTTCGAGGCCCGCGGATATAGTGCATGGGATCCTTCTTCTCCTGCATTCATAGTGGGAGATACGTTATGTATTCCTACTATTTTTATTTCTTATACAGGAGAGTCTCTCGATTACAAAGCTCCTTTGTTGAAATCGATTGATGCCGTTACTTCTGCAGCGTTGGAGGTATGTCATTATTTTGATTCGCGAGTAAAAAAAGTTTATTCTTATTTGGGTTGGGAACAAGAATATTTTTTGGTTGATGAGGGATTATATGCTGCCCGTCCGGATTTGTTGCTGACAGGACGAACGCTTATGGGACATGAAAGCTCTAAGAATCAGCAGCTTGAAGATCATTATTTTGGTGCTATTCCTACTCGTGTATCGGCTTTTATGCAAGAATTGGAAATTGAAAGTTTGAAATTAGGCATTCCGGTGAAAACTCGTCATAATGAGGTCGCTCCTAATCAATTCGAGTTAGCCCCCATATATGAAGAATGTAATTTGGCGAACGACCATAATCAGGTCATTATGGAACTTATGCGCCGTGTTGCTCGTCGTCACGGATTCCGTGTGTTACTGCACGAAAAGCCATTTAAAGGCGTAAACGGGTCGGGTAAGCATAATAACTGGTCTTTAGGAACGGATACCGGAATACCGTTGTTGGCTCCTGCAAAAACACCCGAAGGAAACCTGCAGTTCGTTACATTTCTTGTAAATGTGATCATGGCTGTTTATAAACATAATGCTTTGCTGAAAGCCAGTATATCTTCAGCTACTAATGCGCATCGTTTAGGGGCGAACGAAGCCCCCCCTGCAATAATTTCTATTTTTCTGGGATCGCAGATGTCAGATGTTCTTGATGCTTTAGAAAACAGTTCGGATGATGCGGTAATAGAGTTGTGTGATAAAACAGGGGTGAAACTCAATATATCTCAGATTCCCGAATTGCTTATGGATAATACGGATAGAAACAGAACATCCCCATTTGCTTTTACCGGAAATCGTTTTGAATTCAGAGCAGTCGGTTCGTCTGCCAATTGTGCGGCGGCTATGATCGTTCTTAATTCTGCAGTTGCCCATCAACTTCGTCTCTTTAAAGAAGAGGTTGATAAGAAAATTCAGGCAGGGGAAAGTAAAGAGAAGGCGATTATTCGAGTATTGAAAAAATATATAAAGGAAAGTAAGCCTATTCGTTTTGACGGTAACGGATATAGCGATGAATGGAAGGCGGAAGCTGCTGCTCGTGGATTGGATTGTGAGACCAGTACTCCTGTTATTTTTGATGCTTATATAAAACCTGCTTCTGTCGAGATGTTTTCGGCAGTAGGGGTGATGAATGCTGTAGAGTTGGCTGCTCGCAATGAAGTAAAATGGGAAATGTACACTAAAAAAATACAGATCGAAGCTCGGGTAATGGGAGACTTGGCTTTGAATCATATTTTGCCTGTTGCAACGAGGTATCAAGCTTTATTATTAGATACGGTTTGTAAAATTAAGGAAGTATTTCCGCCTGAAGAAGCTGCTGCGATGTCTTCTAAAGATATGGAAATAATTCGTAAAATAGCCCGCCATACACTTTCTATACAAGAAATGGTAGCTACTATGGTGAATGCTCGTAAGTTGGCAAATAAAATCGAAGGGGAAAGGGCAAAAGCTATTGCATACCATGACACTGTTGCTCCGATGTTAGATGAGATACGGTATCATATCGATAAGCTTGAATTGATGGTCGATAATCAGATGTGGCCTTTGCCTAAATATAGGGAAATGTTATTTGTACGTTAAGTTTCATATCTAAAGATATACCAAGAGATATTCAGTAAATGTTTTTAAAAATAAGGCATCATAAAATATTTTATGTAAGGCAATACGGGATTCAGGACGAGTTCCGTATTTTTTATTTTATAGATTTGCAAAATTGAAGAAGATTATGATGGAAAAATATTATTTGAATTTATAATTAAAAATATTCCGGCAACAAGTTTTTAATCTTTTTTCTGACATTATGGATTCTGCTTTTAACCGTGCCCTCCTTCATATTTAGAATATTCCCTATCTCTTTATAGCTTTTCCCTTGAATCAACAGCCCTATTAATGCACGAGTAGGAATGTCCATTTTGTCTATTAAATTTAAAATGTAGTTATAATCATAGAGAATAGTATTGTTTTCAACCTGAACATTACACAGAGTTTCTTGTTCTTTATATAAAACTTTGCTCTTTCTCGTCAAAGAGATAAAACGGTTTCTTATAAATATAAAAGATATTTTTAGAGAATATTGCCGAGACTCGAATTTGTCTCTATTTTTAAGTATCTGATAATTTACGTCTTGCACGATATCTAATGCATACTCGTAATCATTAGTAAGATACACGGCATATTTAATCATATCCGGCTGGTATTTTACCAACTCGTTTTCAAGATCGGAGTTTTCCATTTGCTTTAAGATTAACATTGAACAAAAAAGAAACCTCCATTCCCGGTTCTGGAATAAATAGAAAGACATAAAAGCATCAACTCTTTGAGTGCTTTTGGAATGGAGGTTTCAATACCTTCACCCCAGAACCACACTCTGAAGTTTTACACTTTTATGTCTTTCCGTTAATAAAAGTAACTATAAAATCCGAATTAAAAAAACATTTCAGACATTATTTTAAAACAAATAAAATATTTATACTTACACTTTTGCTTAAAACAATAGTAATATACCTATAAATCAACACAATATAAATACACACATCTTTTAAAAACACTTCTTAAAAAAATAATATCTTATGATATATTTTTCGTGGTCAAATATACACGATTACCAATTATTATCTTTATCTGTATTCTTTTGATAAAAACCTAACAAATAGTTAATCGGATAATTAATACTGTCTTCAATCCTAAGTTTATGCTTTAATTTTCTTGGTTTAACTGTTCCTTCCCTTGTAAATAAACTTCTAACATGAAAATAAAATGACTTATAACTCTTACTCTCTTTATCATATACTTGATTACTGACAGAGGGCGCATCAACTTTTATTTTCCCGTCTTTAAATTGAAACAAGAAACTACAATCTCCGTAATAATCATAATAAGCATAGATACAACCCTCTTTCCAATCAAGATTCTTTAATTCGCATATTTTAATTGCAACATTCTCATCTTCACTCATCACTTCTTTAGGGTCTCTATAAAGAGACATGGCATTGGACTTTACCATAGAATAAAGTTCACTTGCTGTTTTTCCCTCAAACGGAACTACAACATAATCCGAACTGTCTGCTGTAAGAAAACTCCCGTTTGATTGTAAGAAAAACTCTACTTCCTTTTGTGAGAAAGACGACATTACAAGCATCAAAAATCCGCAAATGAACAATGCCTTTTTCATATCGAGTAAGTTTTAGATCCTCACATCATAAATCCTGTATAGTAACTCTTTTTACAAATATAGCAATTTATATGAAAGTATCAATTGCCCTATCTGAAATTTGCTGTGGTAACCTATTAGAAAAAGAGCCTACCGGCATTTTGTAAGCTCCTTTTTAATATTGAAGAAATAATTATTTGATTATTAAATTACGGCTTTTGTATTTGTTTCTCGAATTTATTTAATAAAGAGTTTAACTCTTTTGAATAATCATATTTCGTTGTTGATTTTGATTTGCAATTATATCTTAACGATTTAATTTGGTCTGAATACGTAAGGGAATTAGAATTTGAATCTCTATTAGGTATATGCAACCCGTTACTTTACATGTCTCGTTATTTGCTTTTATGTATGTTTCTCCAACTCTTTCAGCGGTAACATTCCTTTCTTCATTTACACCTGCTATCGACGGCTGATCTGATTACATTATTCTTCATATCTATCCGTGTCAAAAGAAAATTCACTCGATATGGCATTCATGTTCTCCTTTCAGCATGTGAGCCTTGTATTCGGCAGGCAATTCTACTCTATTCTCCAGTATCCGGAATGCTTTCAGCAACTTTTCCAACTTACTCGGGTTATTCCGATACCTTTTGAAGTCTTTGGGTATTGTGTGTTGAGTAACGTAGTATTTTTTATCATTCACAGGACTTTATAAAGGCTTCCATACTGCTTGTGTTTGTCATACCAGCAAATTTGCCTGTGCATGTTTCCATTATGGTTGCAACGGTGTTCTTATTTGGTTCTGAATACACTGTATTCATCAATGTGTTTTCAACAAGTTGTTTATACTTCTAATGTTTTTTTCGCTTTTTCCTGTAATACCTATATAATATAATAAGTCTCTACGTAATCGGAACGAAGTTTGTTTTTTTACTACTGTTTTTCATATTATTTGAGGGTGTGTCAAAATGTACTTGAATATACAATATTTTGGCACACCCTCTATTACTATTACAAATTTATTTGCAAGCAAAAACTGCAGTATTATTTTTTATCATATCTTGATAAGCCATAACTCCTGCTTTAGAAAGTTCTACAGTCATAGTCTCTCCGTTTGCATTATACATATTTACATGGTTATCATCGATGAATGTCATAAATTTTGTACTCTGTCCGT contains:
- a CDS encoding type II toxin-antitoxin system YafQ family toxin, producing MNDKKYYVTQHTIPKDFKRYRNNPSKLEKLLKAFRILENRVELPAEYKAHMLKGEHECHIE
- a CDS encoding glutamine synthetase III, with amino-acid sequence MSSLRFRVVEEAFKKKAVPVERPEERPSEYFAKYVFNREKMFRYLPRKTYDALVDAIDNGKPLNREIADPVAAGMKKWAIEMGVTHYTHWFHPLTDGTAEKHDAFVEHDGKGGMVEEFSGKLLIQQEGDASSFPNGGIRNTFEARGYSAWDPSSPAFIVGDTLCIPTIFISYTGESLDYKAPLLKSIDAVTSAALEVCHYFDSRVKKVYSYLGWEQEYFLVDEGLYAARPDLLLTGRTLMGHESSKNQQLEDHYFGAIPTRVSAFMQELEIESLKLGIPVKTRHNEVAPNQFELAPIYEECNLANDHNQVIMELMRRVARRHGFRVLLHEKPFKGVNGSGKHNNWSLGTDTGIPLLAPAKTPEGNLQFVTFLVNVIMAVYKHNALLKASISSATNAHRLGANEAPPAIISIFLGSQMSDVLDALENSSDDAVIELCDKTGVKLNISQIPELLMDNTDRNRTSPFAFTGNRFEFRAVGSSANCAAAMIVLNSAVAHQLRLFKEEVDKKIQAGESKEKAIIRVLKKYIKESKPIRFDGNGYSDEWKAEAAARGLDCETSTPVIFDAYIKPASVEMFSAVGVMNAVELAARNEVKWEMYTKKIQIEARVMGDLALNHILPVATRYQALLLDTVCKIKEVFPPEEAAAMSSKDMEIIRKIARHTLSIQEMVATMVNARKLANKIEGERAKAIAYHDTVAPMLDEIRYHIDKLELMVDNQMWPLPKYREMLFVR
- the asnA gene encoding aspartate--ammonia ligase, which produces MALIIPKQYKLKLLPETTEQAIKTLKVSFQEKLSKSLNLRRVTAPLFVLAGTGINDDLNGHERAVTFPIKCMGDRKAEVVHSLAKWKRLKLGAYGIAPGYGLYTDMNAIRSDEDLDNLHSLYVDQWDWEQTITEQDRNLDYLKDVVRKIYNIVKELESQVYADFPHITPILPDKITFIHAEELLQMYPTLSPKDREAKAARKYGAIFIIGIGGNLSNGEPHDGRAPDYDDWISMNSDGYNGLNGDIILWNSILECPFELSSMGIRVDRIALRRQLEICGCPEREMLDFHKALLSGELPLSIGGGIGQSRLCMFLLQKAHIGEVQASIWPEDQITECAKHHIYLL
- a CDS encoding RNA polymerase sigma factor; translated protein: MENSDLENELVKYQPDMIKYAVYLTNDYEYALDIVQDVNYQILKNRDKFESRQYSLKISFIFIRNRFISLTRKSKVLYKEQETLCNVQVENNTILYDYNYILNLIDKMDIPTRALIGLLIQGKSYKEIGNILNMKEGTVKSRIHNVRKKIKNLLPEYF